Proteins encoded together in one Leptospira semungkisensis window:
- the fliF gene encoding flagellar basal-body MS-ring/collar protein FliF, which yields MPEQLQKILNNIKEFFGSLDTTKKLILGGVAITVVIALGLLTTVSSQKNRVVLFQNLTAKDFAEVTKKLDSMGYSYNTGDTSIVSVDPEQRQEIITKLAQENLIPAGVQGWELFNVEKFTETQFDKDIKKYRALKGAIEQSLMTLRSVDKAYVNLAMPEEELFNSNASPVKASVILHFIPGVEGISKKEVKGIVNLVSRAVPKLKPENVSVADADGKIISDFEEDLEKERLELRVVQEKLRIQEEQRVQRLIDVRNTLRWYLGGEDRVDITRFEYMLNWDKESYKDNQVSPVIERPDDPNTPYSELKIVDGYSLKVSSKETSEQFNGRGFTPDGPAGTEPNLPPGYKDTDYQKAEYKKTENINNFEFNRRVSEVQKQPWKIEKINLSVVVDGQWTKKEREDGTGYDRTYIPVSDDDIRTVRKNLEAAVGIDKARGDQISVISIAKDRSAQFAAEDEELRKQKAIRQMVIASLVIVLFLILTILIYRAIKKEIARRRRLREEELAAMQQMMREAALRVMDDGSAEVELSLDEKLRRELLENAINLAREKPEEVAQLLRTWLSEEEAT from the coding sequence ATGCCCGAGCAGTTACAAAAGATTCTGAACAATATCAAGGAATTCTTTGGCTCCTTAGATACTACGAAGAAACTCATATTAGGTGGAGTTGCGATCACAGTCGTCATCGCTCTCGGCCTTCTAACCACGGTTTCTTCTCAGAAGAACCGAGTCGTCCTCTTCCAAAACCTAACGGCTAAGGATTTTGCCGAGGTTACCAAGAAGTTGGACTCCATGGGTTATTCATATAACACGGGAGACACGAGCATTGTCAGCGTGGATCCGGAGCAAAGACAGGAAATCATCACCAAGCTCGCTCAGGAAAATTTAATTCCTGCAGGTGTCCAAGGCTGGGAACTCTTCAATGTGGAAAAATTCACAGAGACCCAGTTCGACAAGGACATCAAAAAGTACAGAGCCTTAAAGGGAGCCATCGAGCAGTCCTTGATGACCCTCAGATCTGTAGACAAGGCTTACGTAAACTTAGCTATGCCGGAAGAAGAGTTATTCAACTCGAATGCTTCTCCAGTTAAGGCTTCCGTTATCCTGCATTTTATTCCCGGAGTCGAAGGGATTTCTAAGAAGGAAGTAAAAGGTATCGTAAACTTAGTTTCGAGAGCCGTTCCTAAATTAAAGCCTGAGAACGTATCCGTTGCTGACGCAGACGGAAAGATCATCTCCGACTTCGAAGAAGATTTAGAGAAAGAAAGATTAGAACTCAGAGTCGTACAAGAGAAATTGAGGATCCAAGAAGAGCAAAGGGTCCAAAGATTAATCGACGTCCGCAACACTTTACGCTGGTATCTAGGCGGAGAAGACAGAGTGGACATCACCCGCTTCGAATACATGTTGAATTGGGACAAGGAATCTTATAAAGACAATCAAGTTTCTCCAGTAATCGAAAGACCGGACGATCCAAATACTCCTTATTCTGAATTGAAGATTGTAGACGGATACAGCTTAAAAGTTTCTTCCAAAGAAACGAGCGAGCAATTCAACGGAAGAGGCTTCACCCCAGACGGACCTGCAGGAACAGAGCCTAACCTTCCTCCTGGATACAAAGACACAGACTATCAAAAAGCAGAATATAAGAAGACCGAGAACATCAATAACTTCGAATTCAACAGAAGAGTTAGCGAAGTCCAAAAGCAACCTTGGAAGATCGAGAAGATCAACCTCTCTGTGGTTGTAGACGGACAATGGACTAAGAAAGAAAGAGAAGACGGAACCGGTTACGATAGAACTTATATCCCTGTTTCGGACGATGATATCAGAACAGTTCGTAAAAATTTAGAAGCAGCAGTAGGGATCGATAAAGCAAGAGGAGACCAAATTTCCGTTATAAGCATTGCTAAAGATCGCTCAGCTCAGTTTGCAGCAGAAGACGAAGAATTAAGAAAACAGAAAGCGATCCGCCAAATGGTCATAGCCTCCTTGGTTATCGTTCTATTCTTGATCCTAACCATCCTCATCTACAGAGCGATCAAAAAGGAAATCGCAAGACGCCGCAGACTCCGCGAAGAAGAACTCGCCGCAATGCAGCAGATGATGAGAGAAGCAGCTCTCCGAGTCATGGACGACGGAAGCGCAGAGGTCGAACTCTCCCTGGACGAAAAACTCAGAAGAGAACTTCTCGAAAACGCAATCAACCTCGCCAGGGAAAAACCGGAAGAAGTCGCACAACTTCTCCGCACCTGGCTCTCTGAAGAGGAAGCGACCTAA
- a CDS encoding FliG C-terminal domain-containing protein gives MSTLSGKRNRAGQLLRILGEHLPPEVFRHLGPTDTTKLLESFHKSGKPEASQERELLGAFLNGLSSVPKEGIDRDTFALIQELETILKEDLVSEPDWLEELKSYNKEELSRIVAGENASRISLIFCYADPEVSARVLEEFQEDTQEEILLSIKNLDLSSLGLRDSLERFLRFKREVLKTPDAGVPTRDKGGKRAAELLGRMDPQDSQKLFSRIREKSQSFAENINKHFFRMEDLMDLSREALNKFLGEIHPIVTATAFKGTEPDTKQVLLTRLDPNLASSIRLEEDSMGPVSLAEIETAQNGLLEIFKESVESGRIKFRRTN, from the coding sequence ATGAGTACCCTGTCCGGAAAAAGAAACCGGGCGGGACAGCTCCTCCGAATTCTGGGGGAGCATCTTCCCCCCGAAGTATTTCGCCACTTAGGTCCAACAGACACTACAAAACTCTTAGAGAGCTTTCACAAATCGGGAAAGCCGGAGGCAAGCCAAGAGAGAGAACTTTTAGGAGCCTTCCTAAACGGACTCTCTTCGGTTCCAAAAGAAGGGATCGACAGAGACACTTTCGCCCTTATCCAGGAACTGGAGACCATCCTAAAAGAAGACCTGGTTTCCGAACCGGATTGGCTGGAAGAATTAAAATCCTATAATAAAGAAGAACTTTCCCGCATCGTTGCAGGAGAGAATGCGAGTAGGATCTCCCTCATCTTCTGCTATGCGGACCCTGAAGTTTCCGCAAGAGTATTAGAAGAATTTCAGGAAGATACCCAGGAAGAGATTTTGCTCTCTATTAAGAATCTGGACCTTTCTTCCCTGGGACTTAGGGACTCCCTGGAGCGTTTTCTGCGCTTCAAACGGGAAGTTCTAAAGACCCCGGATGCTGGAGTTCCTACAAGGGACAAGGGCGGAAAGCGAGCTGCCGAGCTTTTGGGCAGAATGGATCCCCAAGATTCTCAGAAATTATTCTCCCGAATACGCGAAAAGAGCCAGTCGTTTGCCGAAAATATAAATAAGCATTTCTTCCGAATGGAAGACCTGATGGACCTCAGCCGGGAAGCTTTGAACAAGTTCCTGGGAGAGATCCATCCGATCGTTACCGCTACGGCATTTAAGGGTACCGAACCGGATACGAAACAGGTCTTACTTACTAGGCTGGATCCAAATCTGGCCTCTTCCATACGGTTAGAAGAAGATTCCATGGGCCCAGTCTCTCTTGCTGAAATTGAGACCGCTCAGAACGGACTTCTTGAAATTTTCAAGGAATCTGTAGAATCAGGAAGAATCAAGTTCCGGAGAACGAATTAA
- the fliH gene encoding flagellar assembly protein FliH, which yields MAKLVFKPIQIADMQDQVELQIPDKYKKFHRDEDAEEFEVDQEGNIIEQYQGPSIEEIEAELNRYKEETEENIKTMLEDSRRKSEEIEEEGRKKAFQMIQDSKEKIKLEEDSGKAKAEQILERAKMEAERMIKEAEMKTAEIEHEAYLKGFEAGREVGFRKGQGEVRRLIDRLGTIVGKAIDIRAELIQASEKQMVEMILIIARKIIKDEIIERKEIVLNNIREALKRIKDRDRVDIRVNFADLEITTAHKDELIKLMESLRKVNIYEDSRVDRGGVIIETDVGAIDARISTQLKEIEEAIRNAEPI from the coding sequence ATGGCTAAACTCGTCTTTAAACCCATCCAAATCGCCGACATGCAAGATCAGGTCGAGCTTCAGATTCCGGACAAGTATAAGAAATTCCATAGGGACGAAGACGCAGAAGAGTTCGAGGTAGACCAAGAAGGAAATATCATCGAGCAATACCAAGGCCCTTCTATCGAAGAAATAGAGGCCGAGCTCAACCGTTATAAAGAAGAAACGGAAGAGAATATCAAAACAATGCTCGAGGACTCTCGCCGCAAGTCGGAAGAGATCGAGGAGGAAGGCCGCAAGAAAGCCTTCCAAATGATCCAAGACTCGAAAGAGAAGATCAAACTCGAAGAAGATTCGGGCAAAGCCAAAGCGGAACAAATCTTGGAAAGAGCCAAGATGGAAGCCGAAAGAATGATCAAAGAAGCCGAGATGAAAACGGCGGAGATCGAACACGAGGCCTATCTAAAAGGATTCGAAGCAGGACGAGAAGTGGGCTTTCGTAAAGGCCAAGGTGAGGTCAGACGACTCATCGACCGACTCGGAACTATTGTAGGTAAGGCAATCGATATTCGCGCCGAACTCATCCAAGCCTCCGAGAAACAGATGGTAGAGATGATCCTGATCATCGCTCGTAAGATCATCAAAGACGAGATCATTGAAAGAAAAGAAATCGTACTCAATAATATTAGAGAAGCCCTGAAACGCATTAAGGATCGCGACCGTGTAGATATCCGTGTCAACTTTGCTGATTTGGAAATCACTACCGCTCACAAAGACGAGCTTATCAAACTCATGGAATCTCTTCGCAAGGTCAATATCTACGAAGACTCCCGAGTCGACCGAGGCGGGGTTATTATCGAAACAGATGTGGGAGCAATCGACGCGAGAATTTCCACTCAGCTCAAAGAGATCGAAGAAGCGATTCGAAATGCGGAACCGATATAA
- a CDS encoding FliI/YscN family ATPase — protein MIEKKFHEKIDVISKYFLILDRTETIRKSGRVVRVSGNVIYSEGPPDSKIGEIMEVQKAGTEGYLQCEIVGFENHVYTLMPLGPVEGVYPDAFVFSSGRSLNVPVGRELLGRVLNGVGRPIDKKGLIITSEEKSPEGESINPLDRPIIRDILLTGVRAIDGILTVGRGQRLGIFSGSGVGKSSLLGMIARFTNADVNVIALVGERGREVNEFIERDLGKEGLARSVVFAATSDAPKMEQVNCALLATSVAEYFREQGLHVNLMMDSLTRFAHANREISVSNHEPPITRGFSSSVFTKLAKLVERSGTSKSGGSITGFYTILTDTDEMEDPIADAVRGYIDGHIILSRKLAERNHYPAIDVPASLSRVMQSIVEEDQFMRAGMIRELISTYNSVEELILLNAYVRGSDPKVDLAIRKKDKIDSYLKQRLMERSLFPQTVSGLRDILKEEREEEEF, from the coding sequence ATGATCGAGAAGAAGTTTCACGAAAAGATAGACGTTATCTCCAAGTACTTCCTCATTTTGGACAGAACGGAAACCATCCGTAAGTCCGGACGAGTCGTAAGAGTTTCCGGGAATGTAATCTATTCAGAAGGACCTCCCGATTCTAAGATCGGAGAGATCATGGAAGTCCAAAAAGCCGGAACAGAAGGCTATCTCCAATGCGAGATCGTAGGCTTCGAAAATCACGTATATACCTTAATGCCATTGGGCCCTGTAGAAGGTGTATATCCCGACGCATTCGTCTTTTCTTCCGGAAGAAGTTTAAACGTTCCTGTTGGCCGTGAACTTCTTGGCAGAGTATTAAACGGTGTAGGACGTCCTATCGATAAGAAAGGACTCATCATCACTTCCGAAGAAAAATCTCCGGAAGGAGAAAGCATCAACCCGCTCGACCGCCCAATCATCAGGGATATCCTACTCACTGGAGTAAGAGCAATCGATGGCATCCTAACGGTGGGAAGAGGACAGAGACTCGGGATCTTCTCCGGTTCCGGCGTGGGTAAATCCAGCTTACTCGGTATGATCGCGAGATTTACGAATGCAGATGTAAACGTGATCGCACTCGTCGGTGAACGAGGACGAGAAGTAAACGAATTCATAGAAAGAGACTTAGGCAAAGAAGGGCTCGCTAGATCAGTCGTATTCGCCGCGACTTCAGATGCCCCTAAGATGGAGCAAGTGAACTGCGCCCTACTCGCCACCTCAGTCGCCGAATATTTTAGAGAACAAGGCCTGCATGTAAATTTGATGATGGATTCCTTGACTCGATTCGCTCATGCAAACAGAGAAATCTCCGTATCCAATCATGAGCCACCGATTACCAGAGGATTTAGTTCATCCGTTTTTACTAAATTAGCAAAACTTGTAGAACGTTCCGGAACTTCCAAATCAGGGGGAAGTATTACAGGCTTTTATACAATCCTCACAGATACTGATGAGATGGAAGATCCGATCGCTGACGCTGTACGAGGTTATATAGACGGACATATTATTCTCTCCAGAAAGCTCGCTGAACGAAATCATTATCCTGCGATCGATGTGCCTGCTTCTCTATCTCGGGTCATGCAATCCATCGTCGAAGAGGATCAGTTCATGAGGGCAGGAATGATCCGAGAACTCATATCCACTTATAATTCAGTAGAAGAACTCATTCTTCTCAACGCGTATGTAAGAGGATCCGATCCTAAAGTGGACCTTGCTATCCGCAAAAAAGATAAGATAGATTCTTATCTCAAACAAAGACTTATGGAAAGAAGTCTTTTCCCACAGACAGTAAGCGGCTTGAGAGATATCTTAAAAGAAGAAAGAGAAGAAGAGGAATTTTAA
- the fliJ gene encoding flagellar export protein FliJ: MKRFRFRLEPVLRLKKIQEDQKLKELSELVAQVNVRKSEIDGNEERIRTLSSTELAGATDLREYSYLQTYMRQLLTRNTELESEIRSFDEPVEKKRSEVSEARKEKKVLELLKENRLKDYMHAYHKAERTRAEEQFLVDLFRKQREETYGDDRSKRDPKVFTYDTGSVERSGAEDAGLSELRKLYERYKK, from the coding sequence ATGAAACGATTCCGCTTTCGACTCGAACCTGTGCTCAGACTAAAGAAGATTCAAGAAGATCAGAAATTAAAAGAGTTATCCGAACTCGTAGCCCAAGTGAACGTCCGTAAATCCGAGATCGATGGTAACGAAGAAAGAATTAGGACTCTTTCATCTACTGAATTAGCAGGGGCCACAGATCTTCGTGAATATTCTTATCTGCAAACTTATATGCGCCAATTATTAACCAGAAATACGGAACTGGAATCGGAGATCAGATCTTTTGATGAACCAGTCGAGAAGAAGAGATCCGAAGTTTCAGAAGCGCGTAAAGAGAAGAAGGTGCTCGAACTTCTAAAAGAAAATCGCCTCAAGGATTATATGCATGCATACCACAAGGCGGAGAGAACTCGAGCCGAAGAGCAATTCTTAGTCGATCTTTTTAGAAAACAAAGGGAGGAAACATATGGGGATGATAGATCTAAACGGGATCCGAAAGTATTTACCTATGATACGGGAAGCGTCGAGCGCTCAGGCGCAGAAGATGCGGGACTTTCTGAGCTCAGAAAGCTTTACGAGCGTTATAAAAAGTGA